The following proteins are encoded in a genomic region of Leifsonia psychrotolerans:
- the aroC gene encoding chorismate synthase — protein MLRWLTAGESHGPELIAIVEGLPAGVPVTLESIRLDLARRKLGYGRGARMKFEEDVLDISGGVRHGVTLGGPVAVRIGNSEWPKWVEVMSAEPVDPAKLARGRGAALTRPRPGHADLVGMQKYGFDEARPVLERASARETAARVALGAVARGFLAELGITLVSHTLSIGPVRVPENAPLPVSSDVDTLDADPLRCFDPETSALMVAEVDAAHKDGDTLGGIVEVLAYNLPPGLGSFVHWDRRLDSQLAAALMGIQAIKGVEVGDGFLTTTRRGSAAHDELVFDDGAIQRTSDRAGGTEGGMSTGTVLRVRAGMKPIATIPHALRTVDVATGEAASAHHQRSDVCAVPAAGVVAEAMVALVLANSVLEKFGGDSVAETRRNLESYLANIPQNLTTGASSDATL, from the coding sequence ATGCTTCGTTGGCTCACTGCCGGAGAATCCCACGGTCCCGAACTCATCGCCATTGTCGAGGGTTTGCCCGCCGGAGTTCCGGTCACACTGGAATCGATCCGCCTCGACCTTGCGCGCCGCAAACTCGGCTATGGCCGAGGTGCGCGCATGAAGTTCGAGGAGGATGTGCTCGACATCTCGGGTGGCGTGCGCCACGGGGTCACACTCGGAGGCCCGGTCGCAGTGCGTATCGGCAACAGCGAATGGCCCAAGTGGGTCGAGGTGATGAGTGCGGAACCGGTTGACCCGGCCAAGCTCGCGCGTGGTCGCGGCGCTGCTCTGACCCGCCCCCGACCCGGCCACGCCGACTTGGTCGGCATGCAGAAGTACGGTTTTGATGAGGCCCGCCCGGTGCTCGAACGGGCCAGCGCACGAGAGACCGCAGCGCGAGTCGCGCTTGGTGCGGTTGCGCGCGGCTTTCTCGCCGAGCTTGGGATCACCCTGGTCAGCCACACGCTCTCGATCGGCCCGGTTCGGGTGCCAGAGAACGCACCGCTGCCGGTTTCGAGCGATGTCGACACCCTCGACGCCGATCCGCTGCGCTGCTTCGACCCCGAAACATCGGCGTTGATGGTGGCCGAAGTGGATGCCGCGCACAAAGACGGTGACACGCTCGGCGGCATCGTCGAGGTGCTGGCCTACAATCTTCCTCCCGGGCTCGGTTCATTCGTGCACTGGGACCGCCGCCTCGACTCGCAGCTGGCGGCTGCGCTGATGGGCATTCAGGCGATCAAGGGCGTCGAGGTCGGCGATGGCTTCCTCACCACCACCCGCCGCGGTTCGGCCGCTCACGATGAACTCGTCTTTGATGACGGCGCCATCCAGCGCACCAGTGACCGGGCCGGCGGTACAGAGGGCGGCATGAGCACGGGCACGGTGCTGCGGGTTCGAGCCGGGATGAAGCCGATCGCGACCATCCCACACGCTCTGCGCACAGTCGATGTTGCGACGGGGGAGGCGGCATCCGCTCACCACCAACGATCTGACGTCTGTGCGGTTCCCGCAGCGGGTGTCGTAGCCGAGGCGATGGTGGCGCTCGTGCTCGCGAACTCCGTGCTCGAGAAGTTCGGCGGCGACTCGGTTGCTGAGACCCGTCGCAACCTGGAGTCGTACCTGGCGAACATTCCCCAGAACCTCACGACGGGTGCGTCGAGCGACGCAACGCTCTAG
- a CDS encoding shikimate kinase gives MAHPSRPLFPLVFIGPMASGKTRIGKRVAAALKVPFVDTDKRVVAENGPIAAIFEESGEAAFRRLERSAVVDALTGATVETRESVVSLGGGAVLDPATQADLLGCTVIFLSATADAVANRIRGGKRPLLTNGTADWQRIFDERRPIYEALASIHIDTSNRAVEQIVDEIVEWVRERS, from the coding sequence ATGGCTCACCCGTCGCGCCCGCTCTTTCCGCTGGTCTTCATCGGGCCCATGGCGTCCGGAAAGACACGGATTGGAAAGCGGGTCGCCGCGGCGCTGAAAGTGCCGTTCGTCGACACCGACAAGCGTGTGGTGGCCGAGAACGGGCCGATCGCGGCGATTTTTGAGGAGTCGGGCGAAGCAGCTTTTCGGAGGCTGGAGCGCAGCGCGGTGGTTGACGCGCTGACCGGTGCCACCGTCGAAACGCGCGAATCGGTCGTCTCCCTCGGTGGCGGAGCCGTGCTCGACCCGGCTACCCAGGCGGACCTGCTGGGCTGCACCGTCATTTTTCTGAGCGCGACGGCCGACGCGGTCGCGAACAGGATTCGGGGCGGGAAACGCCCGCTGTTGACGAACGGTACCGCCGATTGGCAACGAATTTTTGATGAACGGCGCCCCATCTACGAGGCGTTGGCAAGCATCCACATCGACACATCGAATCGCGCGGTCGAACAGATCGTCGACGAGATCGTGGAGTGGGTAAGAGAGAGATCATGA
- the aroB gene encoding 3-dehydroquinate synthase, whose amino-acid sequence MTEMTVPDGTTTITVSGVDSYPVFVGRGLVGQVAEQLGTTVRKVLIVHTSTVGARAVALRESLLENYEVLIAEIPDGEAAKRVEVAAFCWGVMGQADFSRTDAVIGFGGGAVTDLAGFVAATWLRGVKLVQIPTSVLGMVDAAVGGKNGVNTAEGKNLVGTFYAPSAVLCDLDTLDDLPRNEILAGFAEIVKAGFIQVPEILDIIEADVAVATDPKTAEFRRLVELSIAMKARVVGEDFKEANLREILNYGHTLGHAVEHAERYGWRHGAAVAVGMMFAAELAHLTGRLPESVVDRHRSILESLTLPTTYPVGRWKTLLATMQRDKKTRSGMLRFIVLDDVGKPTVLEGPDASLLFMAYQAIGS is encoded by the coding sequence ATGACTGAGATGACTGTTCCTGACGGCACCACGACAATCACCGTGAGCGGTGTCGACAGCTACCCGGTATTCGTGGGCCGTGGCCTGGTCGGCCAGGTGGCGGAGCAGCTTGGCACCACCGTGCGCAAGGTACTGATCGTGCACACCTCGACTGTGGGCGCGCGGGCCGTTGCCCTGCGGGAGAGTTTGCTCGAGAACTACGAGGTGCTCATCGCAGAGATTCCCGATGGCGAAGCGGCGAAGCGGGTCGAGGTGGCCGCGTTCTGCTGGGGCGTGATGGGCCAGGCCGACTTCAGCCGCACGGATGCCGTGATCGGCTTCGGCGGTGGCGCCGTGACAGACCTGGCCGGCTTCGTCGCCGCAACCTGGCTGCGGGGCGTGAAGCTCGTGCAGATTCCAACGAGCGTTCTTGGCATGGTCGACGCCGCCGTCGGTGGCAAGAACGGTGTCAACACGGCCGAGGGCAAGAACCTCGTCGGCACCTTCTACGCGCCGAGCGCCGTGCTGTGTGACCTCGACACTCTCGACGATCTGCCGCGCAATGAGATTCTCGCCGGCTTCGCAGAGATTGTGAAGGCCGGCTTCATCCAGGTACCCGAGATTCTCGACATCATCGAAGCGGATGTCGCCGTCGCCACCGACCCGAAGACGGCCGAGTTTCGCCGTCTGGTCGAACTGTCGATCGCAATGAAGGCGCGCGTCGTGGGCGAGGACTTCAAGGAAGCAAACCTGCGTGAAATTCTGAACTACGGCCACACATTGGGTCACGCGGTGGAGCACGCCGAGCGCTACGGCTGGCGCCACGGCGCGGCCGTCGCTGTCGGCATGATGTTCGCTGCCGAGTTGGCGCACCTCACCGGGCGTCTGCCGGAATCGGTTGTCGACCGGCACCGCAGCATCCTTGAATCGCTCACGCTGCCAACGACCTACCCCGTAGGACGGTGGAAGACGCTGCTGGCCACGATGCAGCGCGACAAGAAGACCCGCAGTGGCATGCTTCGTTTCATCGTGCTCGACGACGTCGGCAAGCCGACGGTGCTCGAAGGGCCCGACGCGTCGTTGCTGTTCATGGCCTACCAGGCGATCGGTTCCTAG
- a CDS encoding bifunctional methionine sulfoxide reductase B/A protein translates to MSDEYRKTPEAVARLTHDQYRVTQKEGTEPAFRNEYWNNHDPGIYVDVVSGQPLFASTDKFDSRSGWPSFSRPIEPEAVAEKTDRGLFGKRTEVRSSGADSHLGHVFNDGPAQAGGLRYCMNSAALRFVPVDELDGEGYGRYRSLFPATDAAGTPTHAAPGSPTPSTEGEPSMTTATETAILAGGCFWGMQDLIRTRPGVVSTRVGYTGGEVANATYRHHAGHAEAIEIVFDPTQTSYRNLLEFFFQVHDPTTRDRQGNDLGSSYRSAIFTTSPEQVTVAHDTIADVDASGLWPGAVVTEVVPAGAFWEAELEHQDYLIKHPGGYTCHFARAGWVLPKRNAQPAA, encoded by the coding sequence GTGTCAGACGAATACCGCAAGACACCGGAGGCGGTCGCCCGCCTCACCCACGATCAATACCGGGTCACCCAGAAAGAGGGCACCGAGCCCGCATTTCGGAACGAATACTGGAACAATCATGACCCAGGAATCTACGTTGACGTTGTCTCGGGACAGCCCTTGTTCGCCTCGACCGACAAGTTCGACAGTCGCTCCGGTTGGCCCAGCTTCAGCCGACCCATTGAGCCGGAGGCCGTCGCCGAGAAGACGGATCGCGGACTCTTCGGAAAACGCACAGAGGTGCGCTCCTCCGGCGCGGACAGCCACCTCGGCCATGTTTTCAACGACGGCCCGGCCCAGGCCGGTGGGCTGAGATACTGCATGAACTCGGCGGCCCTGCGCTTCGTGCCCGTCGACGAACTCGACGGAGAAGGTTACGGTCGCTACCGGTCATTGTTCCCCGCGACCGACGCCGCTGGCACTCCCACTCACGCCGCACCCGGCTCCCCCACCCCGTCAACAGAAGGAGAACCATCCATGACCACCGCAACCGAAACCGCTATTCTTGCCGGCGGATGCTTCTGGGGCATGCAGGATCTGATTCGCACGCGCCCCGGCGTCGTGTCGACGCGTGTCGGTTACACCGGCGGTGAGGTGGCGAACGCCACATACCGTCACCACGCCGGCCATGCGGAGGCGATTGAAATCGTCTTCGACCCGACGCAGACCAGCTATCGAAACCTACTCGAGTTCTTCTTCCAGGTGCACGACCCCACCACGCGCGACCGCCAGGGCAACGACCTCGGCTCGAGCTACCGCTCGGCCATCTTCACGACGAGCCCCGAGCAAGTTACGGTCGCTCACGACACCATCGCCGACGTCGATGCTTCCGGTCTCTGGCCCGGCGCTGTCGTGACCGAAGTGGTGCCGGCCGGAGCGTTCTGGGAGGCCGAACTGGAGCACCAGGACTACCTGATCAAGCACCCGGGCGGTTACACCTGCCACTTCGCGCGTGCCGGTTGGGTGCTTCCGAAGAGGAATGCGCAGCCAGCGGCGTAG
- a CDS encoding TetR family transcriptional regulator — translation MARPSAPAREALMNAAERLIGQHGIAQVSSRRIAEEAGNTNHSAVAYHFGSREGLLQKMVERQVSDLEPARAAIIDALGDTGDVIDYVRATVVPMTDSLGALPQPSWRARFIRQALADPAIGSLFDDDPLLGPSLRRVTRILHSRMAHIPDDIINGRFTLMAHLITEACAAYEESISIHPEHADWSATGRFLTDAAAGMLSAPDTSQAGSQVAGNSRPHPSVISTGTE, via the coding sequence GTGGCAAGACCCAGCGCCCCGGCCCGCGAGGCCCTGATGAATGCGGCCGAACGCCTCATCGGCCAGCATGGAATCGCGCAGGTGTCCAGTCGACGAATCGCCGAAGAGGCCGGAAACACCAATCATTCCGCCGTCGCCTACCATTTCGGCAGCCGGGAAGGCTTGCTCCAAAAAATGGTTGAGCGCCAGGTGTCCGATCTCGAACCCGCGCGAGCCGCAATCATCGACGCCCTCGGCGACACCGGTGATGTCATCGACTATGTTCGCGCCACGGTCGTACCGATGACCGACTCTCTCGGGGCACTGCCTCAGCCGAGTTGGCGCGCACGGTTCATTCGGCAGGCATTGGCCGATCCCGCCATCGGCAGTCTCTTCGATGATGATCCGCTGCTCGGCCCGAGCCTGCGTCGCGTGACCCGCATCCTGCACTCGCGAATGGCCCACATTCCCGACGACATCATCAACGGACGCTTCACCCTGATGGCCCATCTGATCACCGAAGCCTGTGCCGCCTACGAGGAGAGCATCAGCATCCATCCCGAGCACGCCGACTGGTCGGCAACCGGACGGTTTCTCACGGATGCCGCCGCCGGGATGCTGAGCGCACCCGATACTTCTCAAGCCGGCTCCCAGGTTGCCGGGAACAGTAGACCTCACCCATCCGTTATCTCCACCGGCACCGAATAA
- a CDS encoding ABC transporter permease codes for MSLTSPPVVTDTPPESGPIASTNDRKKSIAAVIGSLVFAFLMVIMMTSTYLGTMHAPSPHDMPVAVIGSGSAAEGAVYSLEKAENSPASIQIVDSVAQAEKLLQDREISGAIALPADGSADRVATIYTASAAGASQASVVTQILSPLAVDAGLTVENTDVAPLPVNDSAGIAAMFMAMALMLAGYMPIGLMLTGAPELLRLRRFVPVWAGWSALMSAIVWFIAGPVIGSFSGHTAAILGIGWLTVFSIGLVQLFLSRILGAAAVLVGMLLVVVLGMPASNLAMSVHTMPGFFGFLHGVLPLAGAGEAFRSVLYFGGTGVAGYLWRFVFAAVLAVLVTAGIDLGRRKKKAKALAASATILEPASATVSDTAPATVLESAPAAPVVDPTPTSVNPRSERKPAMPGGKPRSTPVRYLILAIFPFAMVALMLGIMLSAMHSPSPANMPIAVVSATSAQAEQLAEGLAQNTDGMFTISTLTNVDTASEMVFSGELVGAFVLPDAEHPTATLITSGAAGTGQQMVVQRVAEQVAAQMGVEITPVDVAPLPATDTNGAVSMYIAMGWVMAGFLGVTVLVGGAPWQLRVRKQLPTLAVWSIFMSLITWVIAGPLVGAYHGPVLPLLGIGALTIFCLGLVTAAVARLMGILSVVPIVTVFMFIGVPASGGGLSTYMEPGLFQTLHDVLPLPAALGAIRSIAFFGGAGLGSFLLTLSVWGIFGLVANLIISAFHNARSARRLRNGSGDMSETESKTDSRVEASDGVEGRVEEGDGAEARVEGPEQTELAERVSVD; via the coding sequence ATGTCACTAACCTCCCCACCCGTCGTCACCGACACCCCGCCGGAATCCGGCCCCATTGCATCCACGAACGACCGCAAGAAGTCGATCGCTGCGGTGATCGGGTCGCTCGTTTTCGCATTCCTCATGGTCATCATGATGACGAGTACCTACCTCGGCACCATGCATGCTCCCTCTCCCCACGACATGCCGGTTGCCGTCATCGGCAGCGGTTCGGCGGCTGAAGGCGCTGTCTATTCGCTGGAGAAGGCGGAGAACTCGCCCGCATCGATCCAGATCGTCGATTCCGTCGCCCAGGCCGAGAAGCTGCTGCAGGACCGCGAGATCTCCGGGGCGATTGCCCTGCCGGCCGATGGTTCGGCTGACCGCGTCGCAACGATCTACACGGCGTCGGCGGCTGGAGCTTCGCAGGCATCCGTGGTCACGCAGATCCTTTCTCCGCTCGCGGTTGACGCCGGGTTGACCGTCGAGAACACCGATGTTGCGCCCTTGCCGGTGAACGATAGCGCCGGAATTGCCGCCATGTTCATGGCCATGGCTCTCATGCTGGCCGGCTACATGCCGATCGGACTGATGCTCACGGGCGCTCCTGAACTCCTCCGGTTGCGCCGGTTCGTGCCCGTCTGGGCGGGCTGGTCGGCACTGATGAGCGCAATCGTCTGGTTCATCGCCGGCCCGGTGATCGGTTCCTTCAGCGGCCACACCGCAGCAATTCTCGGGATCGGTTGGTTGACGGTTTTCAGTATCGGGCTCGTGCAGCTGTTCCTCTCGCGCATCCTCGGCGCCGCCGCCGTGCTGGTCGGGATGCTGCTGGTTGTCGTGCTCGGAATGCCGGCCTCCAACCTCGCGATGTCTGTGCACACCATGCCGGGCTTCTTTGGCTTCCTCCATGGGGTTCTGCCGTTGGCCGGAGCCGGTGAGGCATTCCGCTCCGTGCTCTATTTCGGTGGCACCGGAGTCGCCGGCTATCTGTGGCGATTCGTGTTTGCCGCGGTGCTCGCGGTGCTGGTGACGGCGGGCATCGACCTCGGCCGCCGTAAGAAGAAGGCGAAGGCGCTGGCCGCCTCGGCGACAATTCTTGAACCAGCTTCGGCGACGGTGTCTGACACAGCTCCGGCGACAGTTCTTGAATCAGCTCCGGCCGCGCCTGTGGTCGACCCGACGCCGACATCCGTTAATCCCCGCAGCGAGCGCAAACCCGCAATGCCTGGTGGAAAGCCGCGCTCGACGCCGGTACGCTACCTCATTCTGGCGATCTTCCCGTTTGCCATGGTCGCTCTGATGCTCGGCATCATGCTCTCCGCAATGCACAGCCCCAGTCCCGCGAATATGCCGATCGCGGTGGTGTCCGCCACTAGTGCGCAGGCCGAGCAACTGGCCGAGGGCTTGGCGCAGAACACCGACGGTATGTTCACGATCAGCACCCTGACGAATGTCGACACAGCGAGCGAGATGGTTTTCAGTGGTGAGCTGGTCGGCGCCTTCGTTCTGCCGGATGCCGAACACCCAACCGCGACACTGATTACGTCGGGTGCCGCCGGAACCGGGCAGCAGATGGTGGTTCAGCGCGTCGCCGAACAGGTCGCTGCTCAGATGGGCGTGGAAATCACGCCTGTCGATGTTGCTCCGCTGCCAGCCACCGACACCAACGGTGCGGTCAGCATGTACATCGCGATGGGCTGGGTGATGGCTGGCTTCCTGGGTGTGACAGTGCTCGTGGGCGGTGCGCCGTGGCAGCTGCGCGTGCGCAAGCAATTGCCGACGCTTGCCGTCTGGTCGATCTTTATGTCGCTGATCACCTGGGTCATCGCCGGCCCGCTGGTCGGGGCCTACCATGGGCCGGTGCTGCCGCTTCTGGGAATCGGCGCGCTGACGATCTTCTGCCTCGGACTCGTCACGGCGGCTGTGGCTCGTCTCATGGGAATCCTGTCGGTTGTTCCGATCGTCACGGTGTTCATGTTCATCGGGGTGCCTGCGTCGGGTGGTGGATTGTCGACCTACATGGAGCCGGGCCTTTTCCAGACCCTTCACGACGTCTTGCCGCTGCCGGCCGCATTGGGAGCGATACGTTCGATCGCGTTCTTCGGTGGCGCCGGGCTCGGCTCGTTCCTGCTGACCCTCTCGGTCTGGGGTATCTTCGGGCTGGTCGCCAACCTCATCATCAGTGCGTTTCACAACGCACGATCGGCTCGGAGGCTGCGAAACGGCAGCGGCGACATGTCCGAGACGGAATCCAAGACGGATTCCAGGGTTGAGGCTTCCGACGGCGTCGAGGGTCGGGTCGAAGAGGGCGATGGCGCTGAGGCCCGAGTCGAAGGCCCCGAGCAGACCGAACTGGCCGAACGGGTCTCCGTCGACTGA
- a CDS encoding MMPL family transporter: MLRTVGVAMARHRLIVLICWVVFLAACAATALGGVTGESLFDRLSSAGPTVDGEASHAAHLINTSQNANTESLSLLLHGVDPSSPGLNAVLSEASHDLAAIPGVTAVVDPLAVPPLADGQPAPVAAPLLSPDGTGLLFTVSMETTNGTLSDSLLTQVESRLDVAAGDIRRQSPDAMVEVGGNPLVVKSLVAVAQNDLEKGELISLPIALLVMLIIFGGFLAAAMPLIGAGASILGALGSLFAFTYLLDINITVMNVITVIGLGLSIDYGLLIVSRFREEFRARVTELNPVIKQTAFERHELMLQSVGTTVNTAGRTVLFSGLTFALATLGLLVFEPAIIKAIAIGAVSVVVIAILTALVLVPALLGYFGERLLKPGLLTRIPGLGTLLSRFGDVAPAEGFFSKLTRGIQHAPLLVALGSLVVLLLLGSPVLSLTVSNSGDEAIPASSSQAAFLTALGDNFPYAVAPRIELVSQTDEPAAAAWAAQVGALPHVTGTTAPVAANGYWVSQVTAQTHQGASVVREIRADRPDFPNWVGGTDAASVDYIDSLVQGAPWAAMVIALATFVLLFLMTGSVVIPLTALLISVLSLGASIGVLVWGFQEGNLAGPLNFDPAAVSGVDALVLVLVLVFGFGLAMDYEMFLLARIKEHHDRGEPTRLAIETGLQSSGRIITSAALIIVLVFAGFATGELMQMKQIGVALAVAVLLDATLVRSVLVPAVMTSLETVLWWAPRWMKRVQQRVGLHE; the protein is encoded by the coding sequence ATGTTGCGCACCGTGGGCGTGGCGATGGCTCGCCACCGTCTCATCGTTCTCATCTGTTGGGTGGTCTTCCTCGCCGCCTGCGCTGCCACTGCGCTCGGTGGCGTCACGGGTGAGAGCCTGTTCGACCGGCTCTCCAGCGCAGGTCCCACCGTCGACGGCGAGGCCAGCCACGCGGCGCACCTGATCAACACCAGTCAGAACGCGAATACCGAGTCGCTCTCGCTGCTGCTTCACGGTGTCGACCCGAGCTCCCCCGGGCTGAACGCCGTTCTGAGCGAAGCCAGCCACGATCTCGCGGCAATTCCCGGTGTCACAGCCGTCGTCGATCCCCTCGCCGTTCCACCTCTGGCAGACGGGCAGCCGGCCCCCGTGGCCGCGCCGCTGCTCTCCCCCGACGGCACCGGCCTGTTGTTCACGGTGAGCATGGAAACCACCAACGGCACCCTCAGCGACAGCCTGCTCACCCAGGTCGAGAGCCGGCTGGACGTCGCGGCCGGAGACATCCGTCGTCAATCCCCCGACGCGATGGTCGAAGTCGGCGGCAACCCCCTCGTTGTGAAGTCACTCGTCGCCGTGGCCCAAAACGACTTGGAAAAGGGCGAACTGATCTCCCTTCCCATCGCCCTCCTGGTGATGCTCATCATCTTCGGCGGCTTTCTCGCCGCCGCCATGCCGCTCATCGGGGCCGGGGCCTCGATTCTTGGCGCACTCGGCTCGCTGTTCGCATTCACCTACCTGCTCGACATCAACATCACCGTGATGAACGTGATCACCGTGATCGGCCTCGGCCTCTCGATCGATTACGGCCTGCTGATCGTCAGCCGGTTTCGCGAGGAATTTCGCGCGCGGGTCACCGAGCTGAACCCGGTGATCAAACAGACCGCGTTCGAACGCCACGAACTGATGCTGCAATCGGTCGGCACGACGGTCAACACCGCTGGACGCACGGTCTTGTTCTCTGGGCTCACCTTCGCCCTCGCCACACTCGGCCTGCTCGTCTTCGAACCCGCCATCATCAAAGCAATCGCTATCGGCGCGGTTTCGGTCGTGGTGATCGCCATCCTCACCGCTCTTGTGCTGGTGCCGGCTCTACTCGGCTATTTCGGCGAACGGCTCCTGAAGCCGGGGCTGCTCACTCGCATTCCCGGGCTCGGCACTCTGCTCAGCCGGTTTGGCGATGTCGCGCCGGCCGAGGGCTTCTTTTCGAAACTCACCCGCGGGATTCAACACGCGCCGCTCCTCGTCGCACTGGGCAGCCTCGTCGTTCTGCTGCTGCTCGGTAGCCCGGTTCTGAGCCTCACCGTGTCGAACAGCGGCGATGAGGCTATTCCTGCGTCGTCGAGCCAGGCCGCCTTTCTCACCGCGCTGGGCGACAATTTTCCGTACGCCGTTGCGCCTCGCATCGAACTTGTCAGCCAGACCGACGAACCCGCTGCCGCGGCCTGGGCGGCCCAGGTCGGGGCGTTGCCGCATGTCACCGGGACCACGGCCCCGGTAGCGGCCAACGGCTATTGGGTGTCACAGGTCACCGCGCAGACGCACCAGGGCGCCTCTGTCGTGCGTGAGATCCGAGCCGATCGGCCCGACTTTCCGAACTGGGTCGGGGGCACGGATGCCGCATCCGTCGACTACATCGACTCGCTGGTGCAGGGAGCCCCCTGGGCAGCCATGGTGATCGCGCTCGCCACGTTCGTGTTGCTGTTCCTGATGACGGGCTCGGTCGTCATCCCTCTCACAGCCCTCCTGATCAGTGTGCTTTCACTCGGGGCTTCGATCGGCGTGCTCGTGTGGGGCTTCCAGGAGGGAAATCTCGCAGGGCCGCTCAACTTCGACCCAGCTGCGGTGTCGGGAGTCGACGCCCTGGTGCTCGTTCTGGTACTCGTCTTCGGCTTCGGACTCGCGATGGACTATGAGATGTTTCTGCTCGCACGCATCAAGGAGCATCACGACCGCGGTGAACCCACACGGCTGGCAATCGAAACCGGGCTGCAGAGCTCGGGCCGCATCATCACGTCCGCGGCCCTCATTATCGTGCTGGTCTTCGCGGGCTTCGCCACCGGCGAGCTGATGCAGATGAAGCAGATTGGCGTCGCCTTGGCCGTGGCGGTCCTGCTGGATGCCACACTCGTGCGATCCGTGCTCGTGCCAGCGGTCATGACATCGCTCGAGACGGTTCTCTGGTGGGCACCGCGCTGGATGAAGCGTGTGCAGCAAAGGGTGGGCCTACACGAATAG
- a CDS encoding zinc-dependent alcohol dehydrogenase family protein gives MKALVFKGPGQKAWEEVPNPTIQHPTDVIVKIDTTTICGTDLHILKGDVAAVTPGRILGHEGVGTITEIGAAVTTLAVGDQVILSCVSACGKCDYCKQGVFAHCLGDEGASGIGWIFGHLIDGTQAEYVRVPYAETSVYHLPAGVTPQQGTLLSDILPTGHEIGVRYGAVKAGDVVAVVGTGPVGLAAIATAGLYGPSHIIAIDLDANRTEAARAFGATDAVVSSDADWKEQVLALTDGLGVDVAIEAVGIPATFQMCIDLVRPGGHVANVGVHGKGVELALDALWITNITLTMGLVNTNTTSTLLKMVAQGKIPVAPFVSHTFAINDIVEAYDVFGRAAETKALKVMLIA, from the coding sequence ATGAAAGCGCTCGTCTTCAAAGGTCCCGGACAGAAAGCATGGGAAGAGGTGCCGAACCCCACGATTCAGCACCCGACCGACGTCATCGTGAAGATCGACACCACCACAATCTGCGGCACCGACCTGCACATCCTGAAGGGCGACGTCGCCGCGGTCACGCCGGGACGCATCCTCGGCCACGAAGGCGTCGGCACCATCACCGAGATCGGGGCCGCGGTCACAACCCTCGCTGTCGGTGACCAGGTCATCCTGTCCTGCGTCTCTGCCTGCGGCAAGTGCGACTATTGCAAACAGGGTGTCTTCGCACACTGCCTCGGTGACGAGGGAGCCTCCGGCATCGGCTGGATCTTCGGCCACCTCATCGACGGCACCCAGGCCGAGTATGTGCGCGTGCCGTACGCCGAGACCTCTGTCTACCATTTGCCCGCCGGGGTCACCCCGCAGCAGGGAACGCTGCTCTCCGACATCCTGCCGACCGGCCATGAAATCGGCGTGCGTTATGGTGCCGTCAAAGCCGGCGACGTGGTCGCCGTCGTCGGCACTGGCCCGGTCGGGCTGGCCGCCATCGCCACAGCTGGTCTCTACGGCCCCTCCCACATCATCGCCATCGACCTCGATGCCAACCGCACCGAAGCCGCTCGGGCGTTCGGGGCGACGGATGCAGTCGTCTCCAGCGACGCCGACTGGAAAGAACAGGTCCTCGCCCTCACCGACGGCCTCGGGGTCGATGTCGCCATCGAGGCGGTCGGGATTCCGGCCACGTTCCAGATGTGTATCGACCTCGTACGCCCCGGCGGCCACGTCGCCAACGTCGGCGTGCACGGGAAGGGCGTCGAGCTGGCCCTCGATGCACTCTGGATCACAAACATCACCCTCACCATGGGCCTCGTCAACACCAACACCACCAGCACGCTCCTCAAAATGGTGGCACAGGGCAAGATCCCCGTGGCGCCATTCGTCAGTCACACATTCGCCATCAACGACATCGTCGAGGCCTACGATGTGTTCGGCCGAGCTGCCGAGACGAAGGCACTCAAGGTGATGCTCATCGCGTGA
- a CDS encoding DUF7715 family protein, with translation MKVLVATTTTQGDRDDDFSHTVDGELVFDAGQCDRVAQDDSWDCECSLSFAGVASGELTTTAVVVDLPMDIKQFMRAFRDGLARTNICRECAAVYAHRARICALQWPIGTIIERDRDVIQERLPVG, from the coding sequence ATGAAAGTACTTGTGGCAACCACCACGACCCAGGGCGACCGCGATGATGACTTCTCACACACGGTTGATGGTGAACTCGTCTTTGATGCCGGCCAATGCGACCGAGTAGCCCAAGACGACAGCTGGGATTGCGAGTGTTCACTCTCATTTGCGGGTGTGGCGTCCGGCGAGTTGACGACAACCGCGGTCGTCGTCGACCTGCCGATGGACATCAAGCAGTTCATGCGTGCATTCCGCGATGGGTTGGCCCGCACCAACATCTGCCGCGAGTGTGCTGCCGTGTATGCCCATCGAGCACGAATATGTGCACTGCAATGGCCCATCGGTACCATCATCGAGCGGGATCGCGACGTGATTCAGGAACGCCTGCCCGTCGGTTAG